A DNA window from Hordeum vulgare subsp. vulgare chromosome 1H, MorexV3_pseudomolecules_assembly, whole genome shotgun sequence contains the following coding sequences:
- the LOC123448766 gene encoding WD repeat-containing protein 55 isoform X2: MEALHEETPFDLSFHPSSPLVATSLITGELHMFRYADGLPLERLFAEKPHKDSCRAVRFVDSGTVILTGSADMSIVASDVETGKVIARLDDAHGDAINRLVCLTETTVASGDDAGCIKVWDTRQRSCCNTFHRHEDYISDMTYVAGSDQILATSGDGTLSVNSLRGNRVKSQSEFSEDELLSLVIMKNGQKVVCGTPSGALLLYSWGHFKDCSDRFLGHAQSVDNLLKLDEETLISAAADGVIRLVGILPNQIIQPLAEHSEFPIEALGFSHDRKYLGSVSHDKMIKLWDMEELLGGPQLNHQNDMPEATAVAVDHDDELPEANAANAVQHEELPEANVAAVDDDQLTAQADSDDDGMDVDMEPSSSNGSRSKKKGKGKKLNGFAPDFFADL, encoded by the exons ATGGAGGCCCTCCACGAGGAGACGCCCTTCGACCTCTCCTTCCACCCCTCGTCGCCCCTGGTCGCCACCTCCCTCATCACCGGCGAGCTCCACAT GTTCCGCTACGCCGACGGTCTGCCGCTCGAGAG GTTGTTCGCAGAAAAACCCCACAAGGACTCATGCAGGGCTGTTCGATTTGTGGACTCGGGAACTG TGATTCTGACGGGGTCTGCTGATATGTCGATTGTCGCTTCTGATGTAGAAACAGGCAAAGTCATTGCCCGTTTGGATGATGCACATGG TGACGCCATAAACCGCCTTGTGTGTCTTACTGAAACTACAGTTGCTTCAGGCGATGATGCGGGTTGCATTAAG GTGTGGGATACTCGACAACGATCTTGCTGCAACACTTTTCACCGCCATGAAGATTATATATCAGATATGACCTATGTAGCTGGCTCAGATCAAATATTGGCCACAAG TGGTGATGGAACTTTATCTGTTAACAGTCTCCGGGGTAACAGA GTAAAATCGCAATCTGAATTTTCAGAAGACGAACTCCTATCTTTGGTGATAATGAAG AATGGCCAAAAAGTTGTTTGTGGAACTCCAAGTGGAGCCCTGTTGTTGTATTCGTGGGGACATTTTAAGGACTGCAG TGACCGTTTTCTGGGGCACGCACAGTCTGTTGATAACTTGCTGAAG CTGGACGAAGAAACTCTGATATCTGCTGCAGCAGATGGCGTGATCAG GTTGGTGGGTATCCTACCGAATCAGATAATCCAGCCATTGGCCGAGCATTCAGAATTTCCGATCGAGGCGCTTG GTTTCTCGCATGATAGGAAGTATCTAGGCAGCGTTTCGCATGACAAAATGATAAAG CTCTGGGACATGGAAGAACTCCTGGGCGGCCCGCAGTTGAATCATCAGAACGACATGCCGGAAGCCACTGCGGTCGCCGTTGACCACGACGACGAGCTGCCTGAAGCCAACGCCGCCAACGCTGTCCAACACGAGGAGTTGCCTGAAGCCAACGTTGCCGCCGTCGATGACGACCAGTTGACGGCTCAGGCCGACAGCGACGACGATGGGATGGACGTGGACATGGAGCCGAGCTCTTCCAACG GGTCGAGGAGCaagaagaaaggcaa GGGCAAGAAGCTGAACGGATTCGCGCCGGACTTCTTTGCGGATTTGTAG
- the LOC123448766 gene encoding WD repeat-containing protein 55 isoform X1, with product MEALHEETPFDLSFHPSSPLVATSLITGELHMFRYADGLPLERLFAEKPHKDSCRAVRFVDSGTVILTGSADMSIVASDVETGKVIARLDDAHGDAINRLVCLTETTVASGDDAGCIKVWDTRQRSCCNTFHRHEDYISDMTYVAGSDQILATSGDGTLSVNSLRGNRVKSQSEFSEDELLSLVIMKNGQKVVCGTPSGALLLYSWGHFKDCSDRFLGHAQSVDNLLKLDEETLISAAADGVIRLVGILPNQIIQPLAEHSEFPIEALGFSHDRKYLGSVSHDKMIKLWDMEELLGGPQLNHQNDMPEATAVAVDHDDELPEANAANAVQHEELPEANVAAVDDDQLTAQADSDDDGMDVDMEPSSSNGSRSKKKGKGKKLNGFAPDFFADL from the exons ATGGAGGCCCTCCACGAGGAGACGCCCTTCGACCTCTCCTTCCACCCCTCGTCGCCCCTGGTCGCCACCTCCCTCATCACCGGCGAGCTCCACAT GTTCCGCTACGCCGACGGTCTGCCGCTCGAGAG GTTGTTCGCAGAAAAACCCCACAAGGACTCATGCAGGGCTGTTCGATTTGTGGACTCGGGAACTG TGATTCTGACGGGGTCTGCTGATATGTCGATTGTCGCTTCTGATGTAGAAACAGGCAAAGTCATTGCCCGTTTGGATGATGCACATGG TGACGCCATAAACCGCCTTGTGTGTCTTACTGAAACTACAGTTGCTTCAGGCGATGATGCGGGTTGCATTAAG GTGTGGGATACTCGACAACGATCTTGCTGCAACACTTTTCACCGCCATGAAGATTATATATCAGATATGACCTATGTAGCTGGCTCAGATCAAATATTGGCCACAAG TGGTGATGGAACTTTATCTGTTAACAGTCTCCGGGGTAACAGA GTAAAATCGCAATCTGAATTTTCAGAAGACGAACTCCTATCTTTGGTGATAATGAAG AATGGCCAAAAAGTTGTTTGTGGAACTCCAAGTGGAGCCCTGTTGTTGTATTCGTGGGGACATTTTAAGGACTGCAG TGACCGTTTTCTGGGGCACGCACAGTCTGTTGATAACTTGCTGAAG CTGGACGAAGAAACTCTGATATCTGCTGCAGCAGATGGCGTGATCAG GTTGGTGGGTATCCTACCGAATCAGATAATCCAGCCATTGGCCGAGCATTCAGAATTTCCGATCGAGGCGCTTG GTTTCTCGCATGATAGGAAGTATCTAGGCAGCGTTTCGCATGACAAAATGATAAAG CTCTGGGACATGGAAGAACTCCTGGGCGGCCCGCAGTTGAATCATCAGAACGACATGCCGGAAGCCACTGCGGTCGCCGTTGACCACGACGACGAGCTGCCTGAAGCCAACGCCGCCAACGCTGTCCAACACGAGGAGTTGCCTGAAGCCAACGTTGCCGCCGTCGATGACGACCAGTTGACGGCTCAGGCCGACAGCGACGACGATGGGATGGACGTGGACATGGAGCCGAGCTCTTCCAACG GGTCGAGGAGCaagaagaaaggcaagggcaagaagcTGAACGGATTCGCGCCGGACTTCTTTGCGGATTTGTAG